The region TGAACCAACCGGAGGATGCGCTTCAGATCATGAACAAGTTTATGAGTTCGCCAGCCGAAGCGCTGCAGATGATCAACAAGATGATGAACCATTCCGATATAGTGAAAACGATCAAAGAGGCTGCCGATACATCGCagaaggatgacgatgatcagcagcaccggcagcccCAACCAgaacaacgaccaccaccaccaccaccagaaaccGTTCCTAGTGCGGCCGATCCGGCAGACACCGtatccgagcagcagcaccagatgaTACGCTCGCTGATGCAGGATTCAGTAACGCTCGAACCGGTTACCGCTACACCGATTAGTGCGtccgcatcaccatcgtcaaccTCCAACTATGAACCACCGTTCAGCTCCATGCTCGACCCGTTACTATCGAGCACTACTCTGCATTCTGGTtcgactgcagcagcagcagcagcagccgctgctgcggGAGGAGTTTATCATTCCGATCACAGGGCTATCGGTCCATCGCATTCCCCTCACTGCTCGACCGATATGGCCGATGTCATGTTTGCATCGAGCACGTTCGGGCAAGATCTTTCCAACCCGGCAGCAGCCATcaccgaaccggcaccggaagaTCTGGACATCTTTCAAGACATCGAAACGAAAGCGATTGCACCGAACTCGCTGGAATCGGTGCTGATGCAGGCCATCAAGCTGGAGTACGAAGGATACAATAGTGcaccgattggtggtggtggtggtgtaagcggtagtagtagtggtagtgctAGTGGTGCTAGTGGTATCAGTTTGGGACAACAAATAAGTTCCGTCGGTAGTAATAGCATCGAACTAAACGATGCTGAAAGAGCCAAGTTGAACGAGCTGATTGTGGCCAACAAGGCGCTCTACGCGCCCGTCGATGATGATCTGGCCTCTCTCATCTCGGATGACTGCAGAATAAAGGTAACATGGACAGACTTCTTTCAGTGAGTAGGTCTTACAATTCGATGTCAATCATGGAAAGGAATAAATTGGGTTTTCTATTGGCGAAGATTCTGATGATGTCTATTTTTCCAGACACCAGGGAAGCTTCCTCACGAATTACGTTTACGGCAACTTAGAAAGTTGCGGTTCAGATTGCTACAATATTTTGTTGAGTTATTGAGTCGATTATTTGCCACAATATTAGTTAAATGTACATTGCACTGTGCCTTGAAGAAGTAAGATTTAATAGTCACCTGGCAGCTCATGTTCTGACCTAAATAGAAATATGGTTGGTCAATCGCATAAGGGCAGACATTCTCAAAAAATAGATTATAGATTATTTAGCATACTTAGTTTGTTTCAAATACTGCAAAAGTAGTTGACGATGATTCAAAGGGTTATTTTAAGAGCAACAAAGAATAGCTATGCGGTTGTTAAGCAGTTGAGTGAAATGTAAAGACAACCACCAAAGAAAGATTTCTGCATGCacgcgatggtttttttttgttggtctTTTTCATTGTATTGGACCTTCAATTGGATGCCTCAATGTTTTATTGGAGACAAATCGCTGGCGGATTATTGTTACACTGCCATTCGATAAGCTCACCGGTCTCCGCTCGTGCAGACTGTCCTTTGCGCCCGCCGATCCCCACCAGATACGGTAACTCGACTGATTAGCCAACAGAAACACACCTGTTCCCTTCGTTGCACCTAAAATGTACCCAACAGCGGACATGAGGTGgtgtttcttcgcttttttttgttgatgttttacCTCGGGCCAAAATGTCCCCAGATTATCGCGCCAACAGCGTGATAAGGGAGGTCGTTCTGTATCAGCAACCGGCGAGGTCTGTGCTACTTGCTCTTCTTTCACCAAACGATTTGGTATGTTGCGAGGCATTAGTCACTTTGGTTGCGACGCTTGTTACGCCCACGTTATCAGTAACGTTACAATCGAGTTTGCACGAGTTTTTGGGATATTTTGTCTTATCATTTGCTTATTTGTTTgcagaccaaccaaccgcaacAGGATCCACAGCTGCTGAAGGTGATCAACCTCACTGCCATCGCCATACGACGGTTGATAAAGATGTCGAAGAAGATCAGTGCCTTCAAGAATATGTGCCAGGAGGATCAGTTGGCACTGTTGAAGGGAGGCTGTACGGAGATGATGATATTGCGATCGGCCATGCAGTACGACTGTGATAGAGCAACGTGGAAGGTAAGCTAGCTATTCTAACGGTCAATGTATTAACTATAATGCTGTTCACCGTTCTCTTCGTAGATTCCTCACAGTCAAGAAGAGATGTCCAACATTCGGGCCGATGTGCTGAAGCTTGCCAAAGGAAACGTTTATCAGGAGCACGAACGCTTCATCCGAACATTCGACAAGAAGTGGCGCTCGGATGAAAACATTATTCTGATCATGTGTGCCATTACCCTGTTCTCTCCGGCACGTCCGAAAACCATACACTCGGACGTAATTAAGCTGGAACAGGTATTTTGGTGCATCGCAAACAGCTGGAACAAGCAAACTAATTGTTCTTCAAATCCGCTTACCTTTGTTTTACAGAACTCATACTACTACCTGTTGCGTCGTTATTTGGAAAGCATCTATCCTGGATGCGAGGCACGCTCAGTGTTTCTGAAGCTGATGCAGAAAATATCCGAGCTGCACCGTTTGAATGATGAAATTATAAGCGTTTACCTGAATGTCAACCCGTCCGAGGTGGAACCGCTGTTGCGTGAAATATTTGACCTAAAAGTGCATTGAACGAGGTCGGGCACACATGCTTGCGCACCTTTATTTTAGCCTTTCCTCGCATTTTATTGATTAGGATTGACAACAGTTACAGTTACAGACATTATTgtatttaaattaaacttGTTGATCGATGGTAGGCACAAGCTGGCGTACCATAAGCGTCTTTGTTAATTGTTAAGAGGCTCTGGACGAGTGATTGCAATCAGGTTAGAATTACAGCTTTATCAAAGTTAAAATGTACTAGGTAAGTTTCTCAGACGAGGTATACATTCACTCAATTATAGGCTTGTCACGACTGTCCCAGTACCCAGGAACCGGTTAAGGAGTTTGTTTCCAAAACATGTTTAGTGCATTCTAAAACGCAGTAGTTCGTAATTTCAAGAGGCGAAGCAAAAGTACAGGAATATACGTATAATGTTAATAGAGCTATCATCTTTGCCTTACGAAGCCCTTTGTGATGCCTTTGctctttgcagcagcagccgccgcatgTGAGCCTTgccagagtgagtgagttgttTAAAAAGTAAGCCAAACAGTTGTTTGTTAGTTGTTAGTAGTGCAAGTAGGGTAACGAAGACAACGAACAATGAAACCTGATTTCACGGCGCTACCACAACGTGATTTGCTTCGTGTAGCTGGAGCACTTGAGTAAGGTAACAAATGCATCACCTACCAGCAAGACAGACAGTTCAAATTAATGGTATACAGTAGAGCGATGACAACAACGAGAGGCACCAGCTTTATTGCGTGTTTTGTTATAGAATGTGATAGCCATTAAGTAGCTTTAATATGGATAGATATGATTTTACTAAagtttttactttttgttgCACGCTAAATATTGATAGAAACCCTTTATTTACACCTTTGTTTCGAGTTATAAGAAAtgtgaataaattatttatcgtACGCCATTTTCATCGTTAATTTTCTGTCTGCTGTTTGTGATGTTAAGCTGGACCTGTGAACCGTTCGTACGCAGTATGTTAGATTCCATTGGAGTTACCTGGTAGGAGCAACAAGTACCTATAGCACCTGTATCTGTGGTGCAACACACTGGAATCGATTAGCACTCATGTGAGAGTGGGAAGATTGCATTACCAGTAGCTACGCTTgctgcaccacaaaccacacgcTCCTTTACATGCTCGATGCTACCTAGGAATCATAAATGAGGTTTCGTTATGGCCATCCAACGCTCACCTGCATCATCGCTAGCCTGTGGGCCTTCTTTTCAGTAAATATGCAATCTGCAAAACCTTGATGTTGCTTTCGAGCACTTGTTGCTTACCGGCAACGTTCCACCGTTGCACTACTAATCGTTCACCGAACGATGCTGGAACTAAATACCCTTGCGGAAACAATCTTCTTATGTTCGTATTTTGCAAGCTCAACGTGAACcgccctcccccaccccctcagATTCCCGCACTATATGTGTGTTGagagatgaaaggaaaaaaacaaattattatcACTCCCCTGGCGCAGCCAGAGCGTCCTTGTAGGCTCGCAGCGTGAGCAACAGTTGACCGGGGAGCCGGGGGCAGACTCATAAAACCCTCATTAACAACCAAATGCTGTTCCTAATACGATTATGCTTGTTCGTAAAGCGCACGGTTCCACGGTCCGAGGCATGAAAACATCGCACTTTGGTAGAGAGGTACTTTGGGTAATGCTATGGTGGGATTTATCGAACACACCATTACATGCTCTGCCCCTCCCGGATATAAACGGTGCGATACGGACAAACATGACACATGGAACATGCTCccaattttgtttcattttgtcgaTCCGCGAACGCGAGCACTCAGCCGGATAGCTTATGGCTGGAGAAGGTTCCTGGAAACGGCCGAGGTCGATGGGCATATGAGTGGTCCTGGAAGTCGAAGCTGCGGGGGTAATTCCATTAGCTCGGAACGATCGGAAAGAACGAGCGGCAAATATGACACTTATCGTAGAAAAGGGACGGATTATGATATCAAAACTTATGGTTGATGGGAATTGCCTTATGGTGTAAAGTCAATTTCATATCGATTATTGAATTAAATACACTTCCAACTGGAACGATGTTGTGTTGGGTGATAAGTCTTCGGAAAAGGAACACATCTTCAGcaaaatgttaattaaaacTCGTTAGAAACTGAAGATCGTGCTTCATGACACAGCAACTGTAGCAACATGAAGGATGGTGGATGCTTTTTATTGTACAGGGCAATAGCACCAAAGACTCGCCATTAGTACCACACCGGTGTGTTAGTACCACACCGGCTTTCAAAACCTATGGATTCTTTCCAGGAGATGCTATCCGTGCATAAAACACAATACAGGTAATTATACAACGAGAAAAAACGTTCCATTTGCCTCTTCCAATCCACCAGGATTCGCTTGTGACGTGCACCATGAGCATATCATTTATGAATTCACCCGAACCGTCCAATCATCAATTTCCCGGACGCAAAACGGATTAACTGTCATCATTTACACCTGCCACCGAGCAACACTGTGAATTGTTGCGCTACGGAAGCTGAgttgcttctctttttttttgcccctcACTCAAAAACACTCCTTCACGGTAATCAAGATTGATCACCGGTGATGAAATCTTCACAACAAGCCGGCGAGCAAGATGGGACGAGGATAAACGGTTTCATCCTCGGCGCAACAGTAACAATGAGCACCGCAAACCCCTCAGAGCGTTGGGTGGGGATGAATTTGCTGGCATTTGGAATTCAAAGATGGAGGCGAACAGAACGGGAATGGCTCTCTCGGTCTGGTGCTTCTTATCAGACCTTCTTCATTCGGCCCCGCGAGGTGCGAGTGAAGTGCTTAAGAATTAAGTGCAATATGGCAGTGGCAATGGTGCTACCGGCAGCTGTACCAACGTTCGGATGTTCGcacgcgtctctctctctctctctctctctggcagcCTAGGGCCCAGCTCCTGGCATCCTGGCTGGTCCTCCTGCTGGAAAACCATCGCGGGTGGCGCGTGAAGCGAAATAAGAAAACCATAAATTACGTGCCTCGGTAGCATATGCAGGCACATGGCATCCGCGCCATTCTTCTGCCTCATAAATGTGCCAGCGTTCATGAATGTTTTGCTGGCCCGCTGGCATGGTGCGACATGTGAAATatgtggaaaatgttttcctttcgctcgacTGAGAGGCTGTCAACAGCTGCCAACCTCTGTTCCCGTCCCGTCGGTTGGATGCCGATATTTGCATTCACAAATGGAAAGTCGAGGTGGAATGGCACGGGAAATGTGAGGATGCACCATTTTGTGTATTATCCGTGGCGTCGACGGAGAGAGGAAGCGATGGACGCGGAAAAGATGGTGGACTGTTTTCCACGCGCTTTCAATCTCCAATCTTCCTTTTCGAGTTCTGCGCCATCGAACGCAATGAATATGGTAGCAGCTTCTGAGAAGGAAAAATCAGGTTGCATCGGATCGTTCGTGCAAAATATTTACTTCCCGGTTCCAGCGGATAGTAGTGCCCGTGCTGATGGTAAATTCTATTAATGTTCGAGAGTGTATTTTGCTAAACGTACTTGGAAAGAGTTGCATCGATGGGATCCTTTTTGGAAAttgatggcaaaaaaaatgcggCTCGATGCACCATCAACTCGATTGAAATGGAATCGCTCAACCAAAAGCAAGGTACATGATATTAGAAAAGTGTAGCATGCACATTCAATCCACTGGAACTGTTAGCAGTGATGGTAGTGTTGTTAAAAGATTCATATAAAAGAGGTGCCAGGGCCACGTCCACGGTGTATTTTGTATGTTAAGTTTGGtttttaattgtatgttctatgtaatttcattctatgcatatgttggaattgaagattggttaTAAATCTGGGTTAAATAACCATTAAtatccatttaaatttctattaaaaatcCCTGCAATTTTACCgactacctggcgcctccatcatagGTTTTCGTCAACGGAGCTAcaccatttcgttttcccggcacGGCGACCAGTTTTTGGATTTGTCTTAAACTCTTTGGCCAAGAACAGCGGCACCGGTTTTGAtgaaagaaatcaattttgagAATGCCAAGCACCTCCTAATTATATGGGGAAATGGCCCACGGGCTgattgatactttaaactgcggcccgcatTCTGACATGAGATAAAGACCCCCGCATTATAGAATAACTTAAGCCTCGCATCTGTCAACTTCTCGAAACTTATTCACATACCGCATTTTCAGAAGTGCCGTTTCAGAGTTGTTGATGCAAACATTTCCAAATAGTCGATCTACCATTGCACACAGAGTCTATGGACCGTGCTCTGCAATTGGATGCTATTTATATCGTGCATTAACACCTCCTGGGACCGTATTTGTAAATAGCTCCCGGAAATAACGACCAACGCCGAATGGGAATATACACATTTATATATCTATCATAAAA is a window of Anopheles aquasalis chromosome 2, idAnoAquaMG_Q_19, whole genome shotgun sequence DNA encoding:
- the LOC126571933 gene encoding nuclear hormone receptor HR96, with the translated sequence METATPTVSDGEAMGSNGASSKICSVCGDKALGCNFNAITCESCKAFFRRNALSKKRFTCPFNEQCEITIVTRRFCQKCRLEKCFRIGMKKEYIMSEEDKVIKRKKIEQNRAKKRLSNGQPEEAIGGDGGDVGVTGGGQRSTGNTRNGVPIKIKREKSIEIFDAGESWNNSSSSEYCSTDVGHGVGLDPSNSSNHSHTSNDTASAGLNHVASPSSVFSSCTDPSATIYNQNNSLSSEAELLSVAVASLQQSGSSAMVKGPSVSSAIGQSSGSRASNGDDSQSALPPLTIDSSAEDIVNRIVNYPTRASQTIASLMKTPRDAVFIMSKIIHSQCDALKLISHFISAPGDALQIISKIMNSPLDALTVFAQFMSSPTDALQLIGKIVSSPSDVLQFMQQLMNQPEDALQIMNKFMSSPAEALQMINKMMNHSDIVKTIKEAADTSQKDDDDQQHRQPQPEQRPPPPPPETVPSAADPADTVSEQQHQMIRSLMQDSVTLEPVTATPISASASPSSTSNYEPPFSSMLDPLLSSTTLHSGSTAAAAAAAAAAGGVYHSDHRAIGPSHSPHCSTDMADVMFASSTFGQDLSNPAAAITEPAPEDLDIFQDIETKAIAPNSLESVLMQAIKLEYEGYNSAPIGGGGGVSGSSSGSASGASGISLGQQISSVGSNSIELNDAERAKLNELIVANKALYAPVDDDLASLISDDCRIKTNQPQQDPQLLKVINLTAIAIRRLIKMSKKISAFKNMCQEDQLALLKGGCTEMMILRSAMQYDCDRATWKIPHSQEEMSNIRADVLKLAKGNVYQEHERFIRTFDKKWRSDENIILIMCAITLFSPARPKTIHSDVIKLEQNSYYYLLRRYLESIYPGCEARSVFLKLMQKISELHRLNDEIISVYLNVNPSEVEPLLREIFDLKVH